Proteins found in one Holophagales bacterium genomic segment:
- a CDS encoding pyruvate, phosphate dikinase: MTSKSAPSARGTKYVYSFGGGTAEGDGSQKNLLGGKGANLAEMARIGLPVPPGFTISTEVCTYYYANGRTYPKGLEKVVDVHLAGVEKKLGKKFGDPKNPLLVSVRSGARASMPGMMDTILNLGLNDVTVEGLAKASGNARFAWDCYRRFVAMYGDVVLDLKPVGKHERDPFEVILEAKKEKFGAHLDTDLTVEALKELVGEFKKAIKKKTGHDFPEDPMAQLWGAVGAVFSSWMNERAIVYRQLNSIPESWGTAVNVQSMVFGNLGEDCGTGVAFTRDPATGENLFYGEYLINAQGEDVVAGTRTPEKIATLQQAMPKVYDQLMGIRQKLEKHYRDMQDIEFTVERGRLFMLQTRTAKRTGFAEVRIAVEMEREKLITAEEAILRVNPDSLNQLLRPVFDPAARNAAVSEGQLLAKGLNAGPGAATGRVVFSAQDAFEWAARGEKVLLVREETSPEDIKGMNAAEGILTARGGMTSHAALVARQMGKVCIVGCESLRIDYAQRCMTVKGDVKNRVVMEGDWLSIDGSTGEVLEGRLATKPSEVLQVLLEKSLAPEASPVYTLYATMMGWADKVRRLRVRANADQPDQATNAVLFGAEGIGLCRTEHMFFGGDRITAVREMILGDTVEAREKALAKLLPMQRGDFEGVFRAMGPRPVTIRTIDPPLHEFLPHKADEQKDVAKQLGISPAAVAQKVNELHEMNPMLGHRGCRLGIVYPEITRMQARAILEAACNVKKEGVEVKPEIMIPLVGHVNELKDQEKLVREVAKDVFAKAGIKVDYLVGTMIELPRAALTADEIATVAEFFSYGTNDLTQTTFGLSRDDAGKFLPDYVRREILPADPFERIDQAGVGKLVKMGVELGRTTRPKLKIGICGEHGGEPTSVEFCHRTNLDYVSCSPFRIPIARLAAGQAAVREGAKISGRPAKAAKSATKPAVKAKPATKPAPKKLSKPVARKKAPAKKAAKAAPKTKVAPKKVVKPAPKAKPAPRKTAKKAPAKKGRK; encoded by the coding sequence ATGACCAGCAAGTCCGCGCCGTCGGCGCGAGGCACGAAGTACGTCTATTCCTTCGGTGGCGGAACGGCAGAGGGCGACGGCAGCCAGAAGAACCTTCTCGGCGGCAAGGGAGCCAACCTCGCCGAGATGGCCCGCATCGGCCTGCCGGTTCCCCCGGGCTTCACGATCTCGACGGAGGTCTGCACCTACTACTACGCCAACGGCCGGACCTACCCCAAGGGCCTCGAGAAGGTCGTCGACGTGCACCTCGCCGGCGTCGAGAAGAAGCTCGGCAAGAAGTTCGGCGATCCGAAGAACCCGCTCCTCGTCTCCGTCCGGTCCGGCGCGCGCGCCTCGATGCCCGGGATGATGGACACGATCCTCAACCTCGGCCTCAACGACGTGACCGTCGAAGGGCTCGCGAAGGCCTCGGGCAACGCGCGCTTCGCGTGGGACTGCTACCGCCGCTTCGTCGCGATGTACGGCGACGTCGTCCTCGACTTGAAGCCGGTGGGCAAGCACGAGCGCGACCCGTTCGAGGTGATCCTCGAGGCGAAGAAGGAGAAGTTCGGCGCCCACCTGGACACCGACCTCACCGTCGAGGCGCTGAAGGAGCTCGTCGGCGAGTTCAAGAAGGCGATCAAGAAGAAGACGGGACACGACTTCCCCGAGGACCCGATGGCCCAGCTCTGGGGCGCCGTCGGCGCGGTCTTCTCGTCCTGGATGAACGAGCGGGCGATCGTCTATCGCCAGCTCAATTCGATCCCGGAGAGCTGGGGCACGGCCGTCAACGTCCAGTCGATGGTCTTCGGCAACCTCGGCGAGGACTGCGGCACCGGCGTCGCGTTCACCCGCGACCCGGCCACCGGCGAGAACCTCTTCTACGGCGAGTACCTCATCAACGCCCAGGGCGAGGACGTCGTCGCGGGCACGCGGACCCCCGAGAAGATCGCCACGCTCCAGCAGGCGATGCCGAAGGTCTACGACCAGCTCATGGGCATCCGCCAGAAGCTCGAGAAGCACTACCGGGACATGCAGGACATCGAGTTCACGGTCGAGCGCGGGCGCCTCTTCATGCTCCAGACCCGAACGGCCAAGCGGACCGGCTTCGCCGAGGTCCGGATCGCCGTCGAGATGGAGCGCGAGAAGCTCATCACCGCCGAGGAGGCGATCCTCCGCGTCAACCCCGACTCGCTGAACCAGCTCCTCCGGCCGGTCTTCGACCCGGCCGCCCGCAACGCGGCCGTCTCCGAAGGCCAGCTCCTGGCCAAGGGCCTCAACGCCGGCCCCGGCGCCGCCACCGGCCGCGTCGTCTTCTCCGCCCAGGACGCCTTCGAGTGGGCCGCCCGGGGTGAGAAGGTCCTCCTCGTCCGCGAGGAGACGAGCCCCGAGGACATCAAGGGGATGAACGCCGCCGAGGGGATCCTCACGGCGCGGGGCGGCATGACCTCGCACGCGGCCCTCGTCGCCCGCCAGATGGGCAAGGTCTGCATCGTCGGCTGCGAGTCGCTCCGGATCGACTACGCCCAGCGCTGCATGACGGTCAAGGGCGACGTGAAGAACCGGGTCGTCATGGAAGGCGACTGGCTCTCGATCGACGGCTCGACGGGCGAGGTCCTCGAGGGACGGCTCGCGACGAAGCCGTCGGAGGTCCTCCAGGTTCTCCTCGAGAAGAGCCTCGCTCCCGAGGCGAGCCCGGTCTACACCCTCTACGCGACGATGATGGGCTGGGCCGACAAGGTCCGGCGCCTGCGCGTCCGCGCGAACGCCGACCAGCCCGACCAGGCGACCAACGCGGTCCTGTTCGGCGCCGAGGGGATCGGCCTCTGCCGGACCGAGCACATGTTCTTCGGCGGCGACCGGATCACGGCCGTCCGCGAGATGATCCTCGGCGACACCGTCGAGGCGCGCGAGAAGGCGCTCGCCAAGCTGCTCCCGATGCAGCGCGGCGACTTCGAGGGGGTCTTCCGCGCGATGGGCCCGCGGCCCGTCACGATCCGGACGATCGACCCGCCGCTCCACGAGTTCCTGCCCCACAAGGCCGACGAGCAGAAGGACGTGGCCAAGCAGCTCGGCATCTCGCCGGCAGCCGTGGCCCAGAAGGTCAACGAGCTCCACGAGATGAACCCGATGCTCGGCCACCGCGGCTGCCGCCTCGGGATCGTCTACCCCGAGATCACGCGGATGCAGGCGCGCGCCATCCTCGAGGCGGCCTGCAACGTGAAGAAGGAAGGGGTCGAGGTCAAGCCGGAGATCATGATCCCGCTCGTCGGCCACGTGAACGAGCTGAAGGACCAGGAGAAGCTCGTCCGCGAGGTCGCGAAGGACGTCTTCGCGAAGGCCGGCATCAAGGTCGACTACCTCGTCGGGACGATGATCGAGCTGCCGCGCGCGGCGCTGACCGCCGACGAGATCGCCACCGTCGCCGAGTTCTTCAGCTACGGGACGAACGACCTGACCCAGACGACGTTCGGCCTGAGCCGAGACGACGCCGGCAAGTTCCTGCCCGACTACGTTCGGCGCGAGATCCTTCCCGCCGACCCGTTCGAGAGGATCGACCAGGCCGGCGTCGGCAAGCTCGTGAAGATGGGTGTCGAGCTCGGCCGTACGACGAGGCCGAAGCTGAAGATCGGCATCTGCGGCGAGCACGGCGGCGAGCCGACGTCGGTGGAGTTCTGCCACCGGACGAACCTCGACTACGTCAGCTGCTCGCCGTTCCGGATCCCGATCGCCCGTCTCGCCGCCGGCCAGGCTGCCGTCCGCGAGGGGGCGAAGATCTCCGGCAGGCCCGCGAAGGCGGCGAAGTCCGCGACGAAGCCGGCGGTGAAGGCGAAGCCGGCGACGAAGCCGGCGCCGAAGAAGCTCTCGAAGCCCGTGGCCAGGAAGAAGGCCCCGGCGAAGAAGGCCGCGAAGGCGGCCCCGAAAACGAAGGTCGCCCCGAAGAAGGTCGTCAAGCCCGCCCCGAAGGCGAAGCCGGCTCCGAGGAAGACCGCGAAGAAGGCTCCCGCGAAGAAGGGGAGGAAGTAG
- a CDS encoding TolC family protein — translation MFSLRPSPSSPSSSSTLSPAARAEEPSLTIEEAIRLAVTRNERALASGERLEAAEARVSKARAVFFPDVEVTGAWTHRPYERTTTVGSEEVVLSKYDAFNSTFTARQVIFDARAFPILKQTRSERDAARFEAAEQRRIVAFEASAAFLMTLGYEQVAAAAERRVVFARQTLADASARFEAQITGSNDVTRAELELASAEREATRAHNEEQTSRLALANLLVAPVPARLEVPVALLSPPPELGTGDGDLVETARQLRFDVAAQKKRAEAFLYYSKEPLSRFFPSLVGRADGRWTNEAGLSGRNTTWTYGIDLTWSLFDSTIAIADTRERKALARASSLEAQALERGVELDVKTALAKLANARAAVAQAGVAFEAARKNASETGTLYREGLANALSAADANQSLFEADVARTRELYTLGAAVLDLYAARGLDPEGKEPRP, via the coding sequence GTGTTCTCGTTGCGCCCGTCTCCCTCCTCTCCGTCCTCCTCGTCGACCCTGTCGCCGGCCGCTCGCGCCGAGGAGCCCTCCCTCACCATCGAGGAGGCGATCCGCCTCGCCGTGACCCGCAACGAACGGGCGCTCGCCTCCGGCGAGCGGCTCGAGGCGGCAGAGGCGCGCGTCTCGAAGGCCCGGGCGGTCTTCTTCCCCGACGTCGAGGTGACGGGGGCGTGGACTCACAGGCCCTACGAGCGGACGACGACGGTCGGAAGCGAAGAGGTCGTCCTGTCGAAGTACGACGCGTTCAACTCGACCTTCACCGCGAGACAGGTGATCTTCGACGCCCGCGCCTTTCCGATCCTCAAGCAGACGCGGAGCGAGCGGGACGCCGCCCGGTTCGAGGCCGCCGAGCAGCGGCGGATCGTCGCCTTCGAGGCCTCGGCGGCCTTCCTGATGACGCTGGGGTACGAGCAGGTCGCCGCCGCCGCCGAACGGCGTGTGGTGTTCGCCCGCCAGACCCTGGCTGACGCCAGCGCGCGCTTCGAGGCGCAGATCACGGGCTCGAACGACGTCACGCGCGCCGAGCTCGAGCTCGCGAGCGCCGAGCGCGAGGCGACCCGCGCCCACAACGAGGAGCAGACCTCCCGGCTCGCCCTCGCGAACCTCCTCGTCGCCCCCGTCCCGGCCCGCCTCGAGGTTCCCGTCGCGCTCCTCTCCCCCCCGCCGGAGCTCGGGACCGGCGACGGCGACCTCGTGGAAACGGCCCGCCAGCTCCGTTTCGACGTGGCCGCGCAGAAGAAGCGCGCGGAGGCGTTCCTCTACTACTCGAAGGAGCCGTTGAGCCGGTTCTTCCCGAGCCTCGTCGGCCGGGCCGACGGGAGGTGGACGAACGAGGCGGGCCTCAGCGGCCGCAACACGACCTGGACCTACGGCATCGACCTCACCTGGTCCCTCTTCGACTCCACGATCGCCATCGCCGACACGCGCGAGAGGAAGGCCCTCGCCCGTGCCTCCTCCCTCGAGGCGCAGGCCCTCGAGCGCGGCGTCGAGCTCGACGTGAAGACCGCCCTCGCGAAGCTCGCGAACGCCCGCGCCGCCGTCGCCCAGGCCGGCGTCGCTTTCGAGGCGGCCCGCAAGAACGCCTCCGAGACGGGCACTCTCTACCGCGAAGGGCTCGCGAACGCGCTCTCCGCCGCCGACGCGAACCAGAGCCTCTTCGAGGCCGACGTGGCGCGAACGCGCGAGCTCTACACCCTCGGCGCCGCCGTCCTCGACCTCTACGCGGCCCGGGGCCTCGACCCGGAAGGAAAGGAGCCCCGTCCTTGA